One genomic region from Granulicatella adiacens ATCC 49175 encodes:
- the kduI gene encoding 5-dehydro-4-deoxy-D-glucuronate isomerase: METRYTHSPEDIRHYSTEQLRKEFLVEKVFEPNQVKLTYTHNDRMIFGGVMPVEGKLTIELSTELGVDYFLQRREMGVINIGGPGVIEIDGVSENMVKQDGYYIGKETKEIAFSSVSAEDPAKFYIVSVPAHHKYPNKKLSIEKIVPLCMGESNTLNQRKIYQYVHPNQCESCQLQLGYTVLEPGSSWNTMPCHTHERRMETYLYFDMEPDTRVFHFMGTPQETKHLVVGNEEACISPSWSIHSGVGTSNYTFIWGMAGENITYTDMDMVPMQDLK; this comes from the coding sequence ATGGAAACGAGATATACACACAGTCCAGAGGACATCAGACATTACTCTACGGAGCAATTAAGAAAGGAATTCTTAGTTGAGAAAGTATTCGAACCAAATCAAGTGAAGTTGACGTACACTCATAACGACCGCATGATTTTTGGTGGGGTAATGCCAGTTGAAGGGAAATTAACTATTGAATTATCAACAGAGTTAGGCGTGGACTACTTCCTACAAAGACGTGAAATGGGTGTGATTAATATTGGGGGCCCAGGTGTCATTGAAATTGATGGTGTTTCAGAAAATATGGTGAAACAAGATGGATACTACATCGGGAAAGAAACAAAAGAAATTGCTTTCTCAAGTGTTTCTGCTGAAGACCCTGCGAAATTCTACATTGTGTCCGTTCCAGCACATCATAAATATCCAAATAAAAAATTAAGTATTGAAAAAATTGTTCCACTTTGCATGGGTGAATCTAATACATTAAACCAAAGAAAGATTTATCAATATGTTCATCCAAATCAATGCGAAAGCTGCCAATTACAATTAGGGTACACAGTGCTTGAACCAGGTAGCTCTTGGAATACAATGCCATGTCATACGCATGAACGTCGTATGGAAACATACCTCTACTTTGATATGGAACCTGATACAAGAGTCTTCCACTTCATGGGAACTCCGCAAGAAACAAAACACTTAGTGGTTGGAAACGAAGAAGCATGTATTTCACCAAGTTGGTCTATTCACTCAGGTGTGGGAACCTCAAACTACACATTCATCTGGGGAATGGCTGGAGAAAACATCACCTATACCGACATGGATATGGTTCCAATGCAAGATCTTAAATAG
- a CDS encoding YjbQ family protein — translation MSVFQKEFKVETKEKAVSYVDITQSVKDTILESGIQSGTCTVVTAHTTCSIFFEEDTHDRDEDGVDFLQLDLNRILESIVPPHINAQSYKYPGEAHYKEVESWPNPEEWLPNGNRSYLWNGDAHIKATIIGASETLAVVDGQLGIGKTGYVYFADFDKTRKRTRKYRVIVLGE, via the coding sequence ATGAGTGTATTTCAAAAAGAGTTTAAAGTTGAAACAAAAGAAAAGGCTGTATCCTATGTGGATATTACGCAAAGTGTAAAAGATACTATTTTAGAAAGTGGTATTCAATCGGGAACTTGTACAGTTGTAACAGCACATACGACATGTTCTATTTTCTTTGAAGAAGATACACATGACCGTGATGAAGACGGAGTGGATTTCTTACAATTAGATTTGAATCGAATCTTAGAAAGTATAGTTCCGCCCCATATAAATGCGCAAAGTTACAAGTATCCAGGCGAAGCACACTATAAAGAAGTGGAATCATGGCCTAATCCAGAAGAATGGCTACCAAATGGAAATCGTAGCTACCTTTGGAATGGAGATGCGCATATCAAGGCCACCATTATCGGTGCAAGTGAAACATTAGCAGTAGTGGATGGTCAATTAGGAATTGGTAAAACTGGGTATGTTTATTTTGCCGACTTTGATAAAACACGAAAAAGAACAAGAAAGTATAGAGTCATCGTTTTAGGAGAATAA
- a CDS encoding triose-phosphate isomerase: protein MKIVKSKFFIFNPKSYLFGDELLELAKEADHLAEVYPEISIFVTCPYADISRVASETKNIIVTAQHLDGIDCGRGMGAVLPASLYNAGARATFLNHAEHPLTTSQVVASVNKAKELGMITVLCADSIQEARMLAMLEPTIMLCEPTELIGTGQTSDDSYIVKTNEQVKSVYPNILMMQGAGIMNEKDVYRTIKLGAEGTGCTSGIVKAENPKEMLRLMVEAIDQVMNEG, encoded by the coding sequence ATGAAAATTGTAAAAAGCAAATTCTTTATCTTCAATCCCAAATCATATTTATTTGGTGATGAATTACTAGAGTTAGCTAAAGAAGCGGACCATTTAGCAGAGGTTTATCCTGAAATTAGTATTTTTGTGACTTGCCCATATGCAGATATTAGTAGAGTTGCGAGTGAAACAAAAAATATTATTGTAACGGCTCAACATTTAGATGGAATTGATTGCGGTAGGGGAATGGGAGCTGTATTACCAGCATCGTTATATAATGCTGGTGCAAGAGCCACTTTCTTAAACCACGCCGAACATCCATTAACAACATCACAAGTAGTGGCGTCCGTAAATAAAGCAAAAGAACTAGGAATGATTACAGTTCTATGTGCGGATTCTATTCAAGAAGCGAGAATGCTTGCAATGTTAGAGCCAACAATTATGCTTTGTGAACCGACAGAGCTTATTGGTACTGGACAAACCAGCGATGATTCTTATATTGTGAAAACGAATGAACAAGTGAAGTCAGTATATCCTAATATTCTTATGATGCAAGGTGCAGGAATTATGAATGAAAAGGATGTCTATCGGACTATTAAATTAGGCGCAGAAGGTACTGGTTGCACAAGTGGTATCGTAAAAGCTGAAAATCCAAAAGAAATGTTGAGATTAATGGTTGAAGCGATTGATCAAGTGATGAATGAGGGTTAA